From one Pseudomonas sp. S35 genomic stretch:
- the motA gene encoding flagellar motor stator protein MotA: protein MAKIIGIIVVFASVLGGYVLSHGKIAALIQPFEVLIIGGAALGAFLQANPGYMTMHVVKKSLAMFGSRFTHTFYLEVLGLVYEILNKSRREGMMAIEADIEDAAASPIFAKYPAVLKDERMTAYICDYLRIMSSGNMAPHELEGLFDMELFSLKEELEHPSHAVTGIADGMPGFGIVAAVLGIVVTMASLGEGDQAAIGMHVGAALVGTFFGILAAYGFFGPLATSLAHDAKEEINLYESIKASLVASASGMPPSLAVEFGRKVLYPKHRPSFAELEQAVRGR, encoded by the coding sequence ATGGCTAAAATTATCGGCATTATCGTCGTCTTCGCGAGCGTGCTCGGCGGGTACGTCTTGTCCCACGGTAAAATTGCGGCACTGATCCAGCCTTTCGAGGTGTTGATCATTGGTGGTGCGGCACTGGGCGCTTTCCTGCAGGCCAACCCCGGCTACATGACCATGCACGTGGTCAAGAAGTCGCTGGCCATGTTCGGTTCGCGTTTTACCCACACCTTCTACCTGGAAGTGCTGGGCCTGGTTTACGAGATCCTCAACAAGAGTCGTCGCGAAGGCATGATGGCCATCGAGGCTGACATCGAGGACGCCGCCGCCAGCCCGATTTTCGCCAAGTACCCGGCCGTGCTCAAAGACGAGCGCATGACCGCCTACATCTGCGATTACCTGCGCATCATGTCCTCCGGCAACATGGCCCCCCATGAGCTCGAAGGCCTGTTCGACATGGAATTGTTCAGCCTTAAAGAAGAGCTGGAGCACCCGTCCCACGCCGTGACCGGCATCGCTGACGGCATGCCCGGCTTCGGTATCGTTGCGGCGGTACTCGGTATCGTGGTGACCATGGCGTCCCTGGGCGAAGGCGACCAAGCGGCCATCGGCATGCACGTTGGTGCGGCGCTGGTGGGTACCTTCTTCGGTATTCTCGCGGCCTACGGCTTCTTCGGCCCGCTGGCGACCTCCCTGGCTCACGATGCCAAGGAAGAAATCAACCTGTACGAATCGATCAAGGCCAGCCTGGTAGCGTCCGCCTCCGGCATGCCGCCATCGCTGGCGGTGGAGTTCGGTCGCAAGGTGTTGTACCCGAAACATCGGCCAAGCTTCGCCGAGCTGGAACAAGCGGTTCGCGGTCGCTAA
- the parC gene encoding DNA topoisomerase IV subunit A, with protein MSDILADSLDGVERRSLADFTENAYLNYSMYVIMDRALPHIGDGLKPVQRRIIYAMSELGLDADSKHKKSARTVGDVLGKFHPHGDSACYEAMVLMAQPFSYRYTLVDGQGNWGAPDDPKSFAAMRYTEARLSRYSQVLLSELGQGTANWGPNFDGTLDEPLVLPARLPNILLNGTTGIAVGMATDVPPHNLREVATACVRLLDEPKATVEQLCEHIQGPDYPTEAEIITPRADLLKMYETGKGSVRMRAVYHIEDGDIIVTALPHQVSGAKVLEQIAALMQAKPSKLPQVADLRDESDHENPCRIVIIPTNSRVDHEVLMQHLFASTDLESSYRVNVNIIGLDGKPQLKNLRNLLVEWLEFRVQTVRRRLQFRLDKVERRLHLLDGLLIAYLNLDEVIHIIRTAEHPKAELIARFELSEIQADYILDTRLRQLARLEEMKLRDEQDALLKEQAKLQALLGSETKLKKLVRSELIKDAETYGDDRRSPIVQRAEAKALTETELLPNEKITVVLSEKGWVRSAKGHDIDATGLSYKAGDGFKTAAAGRSNQFAVFIDSTGRSYSVPAHTLPSARGQGEPLTGRLTPPPGANFECVLLPDDDSLYVIASDAGYGFVVKGEDLQAKNKAGKALLSLPNNAKVILPRPVDDRESNWLASVTTEGRLLVFKISDLPQLGKGKGNKIIGIPGERVASREEYVTDIAVIPEGATLVLQAGKRTLSLRPDDLEHYKGERGRRGNKLPRGFQRVDALLVETPV; from the coding sequence ATGAGTGACATCCTCGCAGACAGCTTAGACGGCGTAGAACGCCGGTCGCTGGCTGACTTCACCGAAAATGCCTACCTCAACTACTCCATGTACGTGATCATGGACCGTGCCTTGCCGCATATCGGCGACGGCCTCAAACCCGTGCAACGGCGCATCATCTACGCCATGAGTGAGTTGGGCCTGGACGCCGATTCCAAGCACAAGAAGTCGGCGCGTACCGTCGGTGACGTGCTGGGTAAGTTCCACCCCCACGGCGACTCGGCGTGCTACGAAGCCATGGTGCTGATGGCCCAGCCGTTCAGCTACCGCTACACGTTGGTGGACGGCCAGGGTAACTGGGGTGCGCCGGATGATCCCAAGTCCTTCGCCGCCATGCGTTACACCGAGGCGCGCTTGTCGCGGTATTCGCAGGTGTTGCTCAGCGAGTTGGGTCAGGGCACGGCGAACTGGGGGCCGAACTTTGACGGCACCCTCGACGAACCCCTGGTGTTACCAGCACGTTTGCCGAATATCCTGCTTAATGGCACCACCGGTATTGCGGTCGGCATGGCCACTGACGTACCGCCGCACAACCTGCGCGAAGTCGCTACCGCCTGCGTACGCTTGCTGGATGAGCCAAAGGCCACCGTCGAGCAGCTTTGCGAGCATATCCAGGGCCCGGACTACCCGACCGAAGCGGAAATCATCACGCCGCGCGCCGACCTGCTGAAGATGTACGAAACCGGCAAGGGCTCGGTGCGCATGCGCGCCGTGTACCACATCGAAGACGGCGACATCATCGTCACCGCGCTGCCGCATCAGGTGTCCGGCGCCAAGGTGCTGGAGCAGATCGCCGCATTGATGCAGGCCAAACCGTCGAAGTTGCCCCAAGTCGCCGACCTGCGTGACGAGTCCGACCACGAAAACCCATGCCGCATCGTGATCATCCCGACCAACAGCCGGGTCGACCACGAAGTGCTGATGCAACACCTGTTTGCCAGTACGGACTTGGAGTCCAGCTACCGGGTCAACGTCAACATCATCGGCCTGGACGGCAAGCCACAGCTGAAAAACCTGCGCAACCTGCTGGTGGAGTGGCTGGAGTTCCGGGTGCAGACCGTTCGTCGTCGCCTGCAATTTCGCTTGGACAAGGTTGAGCGCCGCCTGCACCTGTTGGACGGCTTGCTGATTGCCTACCTCAACCTGGATGAAGTGATCCATATCATCCGTACCGCCGAGCACCCAAAAGCCGAGTTGATCGCGCGTTTCGAGCTGAGCGAGATCCAGGCCGACTACATCCTCGACACCCGCTTGCGCCAGTTGGCGCGATTGGAAGAAATGAAGCTGCGTGACGAACAGGACGCGCTGCTCAAGGAACAAGCCAAGCTGCAAGCCCTGCTGGGCAGCGAAACCAAGCTCAAAAAGCTGGTGCGCAGCGAACTGATCAAAGACGCCGAAACCTATGGCGATGACCGTCGTTCGCCGATCGTCCAACGTGCTGAAGCCAAAGCGCTGACAGAAACCGAACTGCTGCCGAACGAGAAAATTACCGTCGTTCTGTCGGAAAAGGGTTGGGTTCGTTCCGCCAAAGGGCATGATATTGACGCCACTGGCTTGTCGTACAAGGCCGGCGACGGGTTCAAGACCGCTGCGGCCGGGCGTTCCAACCAGTTTGCGGTATTTATCGACTCCACGGGGCGCAGCTACTCGGTGCCGGCGCACACCTTGCCATCCGCACGGGGGCAGGGCGAGCCGTTGACCGGGCGCCTGACGCCGCCGCCAGGGGCGAATTTCGAGTGCGTGCTGCTGCCGGATGATGATTCGCTGTACGTCATCGCTTCCGACGCCGGTTACGGATTCGTGGTCAAGGGTGAAGACCTGCAGGCCAAGAACAAGGCGGGCAAGGCGCTGTTGAGCCTGCCGAACAACGCCAAGGTGATCCTGCCGCGACCGGTGGACGACCGCGAGAGCAATTGGCTGGCGTCGGTAACTACCGAAGGGCGTCTGCTGGTGTTCAAGATCAGCGATCTGCCGCAATTGGGCAAAGGCAAGGGCAATAAGATTATTGGTATTCCAGGGGAGCGGGTGGCCAGTCGCGAAGAGTACGTGACCGACATCGCGGTGATCCCGGAGGGCGCCACCCTGGTGCTTCAGGCCGGCAAACGCACGCTGTCGCTGCGTCCCGACGACTTGGAACACTACAAAGGCGAGCGTGGACGGCGTGGTAATAAACTGCCGCGGGGTTTCCAGCGAGTGGATGCTTTACTGGTTGAAACGCCTGTTTAA
- the serB gene encoding phosphoserine phosphatase SerB has protein sequence MREIVLINITGVDRPGLTAAITGVLAQGGVNILDIGQAVIHDTLSFGILVEIPSTEQASSVLKDILFTAYKLDQQVRFTPVSEEDYQHWVAGQGKKRHIVTLLTRKVTAEQLQRVSSITAQYGLNIDHIDRLSGRMPLDTPADQGKGCIEFSVRGEPADPQALRAEFLSVAQELNVDIAFQEDSLFRRNRRLAVFDMDSTLIEAEVIDELAKAAGVGEQVSAITERAMAGELDFRASFKERLALLKGLDVSVLDSIGASLRLTEGAETLFAELKRLGYKTAILSGGFTYFAKQLQAKLGIDYVFANELEVVDGKVTGVAVEPIVDAQRKADLLKELAYKEGLRLEQTIAVGDGANDLPMLAIAGLGVAFRAKPLVKQSAKQAISTLGLDGVLYLLGFRDRDGQL, from the coding sequence TTGCGCGAAATTGTCCTGATTAACATCACAGGGGTTGACCGTCCGGGTCTTACCGCAGCCATTACCGGTGTTCTGGCCCAGGGTGGTGTGAACATTCTCGACATCGGCCAGGCGGTGATCCACGACACCTTGTCGTTCGGCATCCTGGTGGAAATCCCGAGCACCGAGCAGGCCTCGTCCGTGCTCAAGGACATCCTGTTTACGGCGTACAAGCTGGATCAACAGGTGCGTTTCACTCCGGTGTCCGAAGAGGACTACCAGCACTGGGTGGCGGGTCAGGGCAAGAAACGCCACATCGTGACGCTGTTGACCCGCAAGGTCACCGCCGAGCAACTGCAGCGGGTCAGCTCCATCACTGCGCAGTACGGGTTGAACATCGATCATATCGACCGTCTGTCGGGCCGCATGCCGTTGGACACACCGGCTGATCAGGGCAAGGGTTGCATCGAGTTCTCCGTGCGCGGCGAGCCGGCCGATCCGCAGGCCTTGCGCGCGGAATTCCTCAGCGTGGCCCAAGAGCTGAACGTCGACATCGCCTTCCAGGAAGACTCGCTGTTCCGTCGTAACCGTCGACTGGCGGTGTTCGACATGGATTCCACGCTGATCGAAGCTGAAGTCATTGATGAACTGGCCAAGGCTGCGGGCGTGGGCGAGCAGGTTTCGGCGATCACCGAACGTGCGATGGCTGGCGAGCTGGACTTTCGTGCCAGCTTCAAAGAGCGCCTGGCGCTGCTCAAGGGTTTGGACGTTAGCGTCTTGGACTCTATCGGTGCCTCGCTACGCCTGACAGAAGGTGCCGAAACCCTGTTCGCCGAACTCAAGCGCCTAGGCTACAAAACCGCGATCCTGTCCGGCGGCTTCACCTACTTTGCCAAGCAATTGCAGGCCAAGCTGGGCATCGACTATGTGTTCGCCAACGAGCTGGAAGTGGTGGACGGCAAGGTCACAGGCGTGGCGGTGGAGCCGATCGTCGACGCACAGCGCAAAGCGGATTTGCTGAAGGAGTTGGCCTACAAGGAAGGCTTGCGTCTGGAGCAGACCATTGCAGTCGGCGACGGCGCGAATGACTTGCCGATGCTGGCGATTGCCGGGTTGGGTGTCGCGTTCCGCGCCAAGCCGTTGGTGAAGCAGTCGGCCAAGCAGGCGATTTCGACGTTGGGGCTCGATGGCGTGCTGTATCTGCTGGGCTTTCGCGACCGAGACGGGCAGCTCTAA
- the rhdA gene encoding thiosulfate sulfurtransferase, with translation MPDFSGLPLVIESADLLSRLDAEHLILVDLTSAARYAEGHIPGAHFVDPKRTQLGQPPAPGLLPNKADLEKLFGELGHTPDATYVVYDDEGGGWAGRFIWLLDVIGHQKYHYLDGGLLAWLEDKHPVSTEVPAPVGGPVSLTLHDGPTATREYLQSRLGAADLGIWDARGPLEYCGEKVLAAKGGHIPGAVNFEWTAGMDKARNLRIRRDMPQILEGLGLTKDKEIITHCQTHHRSGFTYLVAKALGYPRVKGYAGSWGEWGNHPDTPVEI, from the coding sequence ATGCCTGACTTCTCTGGCTTGCCGCTGGTGATCGAATCTGCCGACTTGCTGAGTCGCCTGGATGCCGAACACCTGATTCTGGTGGACCTCACCAGCGCCGCCCGCTACGCCGAAGGGCATATCCCCGGCGCGCATTTCGTTGATCCCAAGCGCACCCAACTGGGCCAGCCACCGGCACCCGGCCTGCTGCCCAACAAGGCCGACCTGGAAAAGCTGTTCGGCGAACTGGGCCACACGCCCGACGCCACCTACGTGGTGTACGACGACGAAGGCGGCGGCTGGGCCGGGCGTTTTATCTGGCTGCTCGACGTGATCGGCCACCAGAAATACCACTACCTCGACGGCGGCCTGCTGGCGTGGCTCGAAGACAAACACCCGGTTTCCACTGAAGTGCCCGCCCCTGTCGGCGGCCCGGTCAGCCTCACGCTGCACGACGGCCCCACCGCCACTCGCGAGTACCTGCAAAGCCGCCTCGGCGCAGCCGACCTGGGTATCTGGGACGCACGCGGCCCGTTGGAATATTGCGGCGAGAAGGTGCTTGCAGCCAAAGGCGGGCACATCCCAGGTGCCGTGAACTTCGAATGGACCGCTGGCATGGACAAGGCCCGCAACCTGCGTATCCGCCGCGACATGCCGCAGATCCTCGAAGGCCTCGGGCTGACCAAAGACAAAGAAATCATCACCCACTGCCAGACTCACCACCGCTCTGGCTTCACCTACCTGGTGGCCAAGGCGCTCGGTTATCCGCGAGTCAAAGGTTATGCCGGTTCCTGGGGCGAATGGGGCAACCACCCCGACACCCCCGTTGAGATTTAA
- a CDS encoding HDOD domain-containing protein: protein MANETTVPSVRPLSLAAWIKRLDDVLLPVPQASHDRVCKAIRDSRSSLRDIAELMQNSPALVLSVMREANSHTHGSLAEPAENLEVALNRLGLKRAEELLARLPSVPAHEIPVALRQLLLVSQHASQQANGLFGSRLARLWQDIHWGSLLFLSPLWPMAVAYPKLLEEWELRVIHKGESARKVEQELFGVRLLDLCLGLTEAWHLPIWVSQGYNLLLREQRLLVKALHIAREDDPLRHQQLLDAEPNLRRWLNQPANTVLLANGLAMSAQESWTCPHTQRWQYLTALYLQQPLSEVQQQAHQQAVTSARTTLMPDLWHPALSLIWPWHVQKIHRGLLPAPPPTAEALAVWRNRCTELLVEPSRFANAMHLTTCAKEALVASGMQRVLLFMADRALSTLRVHQADGLPKDAANLSLDVVNSTLLQRLLEKSAQVRLTPDNHAQFSALLPPILRRLFTGEHLLLRSMSCNGRVVMVMVADQGGGPFSETTVQAFGKTAQCIEKALHSFTNRSA, encoded by the coding sequence ATGGCTAATGAAACGACAGTCCCATCTGTAAGACCCCTCTCTCTCGCCGCTTGGATCAAGCGCCTGGACGACGTGCTGCTGCCTGTTCCACAGGCCAGCCATGACCGGGTGTGCAAAGCCATCCGCGACAGCCGCAGTTCGTTGCGAGATATTGCCGAACTGATGCAAAACAGCCCGGCCCTGGTGCTCAGCGTGATGCGCGAGGCCAACAGCCATACCCACGGCAGCCTGGCGGAACCGGCAGAAAACCTCGAAGTGGCGCTCAACCGCCTGGGCCTCAAGCGCGCCGAAGAACTGCTGGCGCGCCTGCCTTCTGTGCCGGCCCACGAGATTCCAGTGGCGCTGCGCCAGCTGTTGCTGGTGAGCCAGCATGCGTCGCAACAAGCCAACGGCCTGTTTGGCAGCCGCCTGGCGCGACTGTGGCAAGACATTCACTGGGGCAGCCTGCTGTTTCTGTCACCCCTGTGGCCGATGGCCGTTGCCTACCCCAAGCTCCTTGAAGAATGGGAACTGCGCGTCATCCACAAGGGCGAGTCGGCACGCAAGGTCGAGCAGGAACTGTTCGGCGTGCGCCTGCTGGACCTGTGCCTGGGCCTGACCGAAGCGTGGCACCTGCCAATCTGGGTATCCCAGGGCTATAACCTGCTGCTGCGCGAGCAACGACTGCTGGTAAAGGCGCTGCATATCGCCCGCGAGGACGACCCGTTGCGTCACCAGCAATTGCTCGACGCCGAACCCAACCTGCGCCGCTGGCTGAACCAGCCGGCCAATACCGTGCTGCTGGCCAACGGCCTGGCGATGTCGGCCCAGGAGTCCTGGACCTGCCCGCACACCCAACGCTGGCAATACCTCACCGCCCTGTACCTGCAACAGCCCTTGAGCGAGGTACAGCAACAGGCTCACCAGCAAGCCGTCACCAGCGCCCGCACCACCCTGATGCCCGACCTCTGGCACCCGGCGCTGTCGCTGATCTGGCCGTGGCATGTGCAAAAGATTCATCGCGGCCTGCTGCCTGCGCCGCCACCGACTGCCGAAGCCTTGGCGGTCTGGCGCAACCGCTGCACCGAACTGCTGGTGGAGCCGAGCCGCTTTGCCAACGCCATGCATTTGACCACCTGCGCCAAAGAAGCCTTGGTGGCCAGCGGCATGCAGCGGGTCCTGTTGTTCATGGCCGACCGCGCGTTGAGCACCTTGCGCGTACACCAGGCAGATGGCCTGCCTAAAGACGCCGCCAACCTGAGCCTGGACGTGGTCAACAGCACGCTGTTGCAGCGCCTGCTGGAGAAATCCGCCCAGGTTCGCCTGACGCCGGACAACCACGCGCAGTTCTCAGCCTTGCTGCCGCCGATCCTGCGCCGCCTGTTCACCGGCGAACACCTGCTGCTGCGCTCGATGAGCTGCAATGGCCGCGTGGTGATGGTGATGGTTGCCGACCAGGGCGGCGGGCCGTTCTCGGAAACCACCGTACAGGCGTTCGGCAAAACCGCCCAATGCATCGAGAAAGCCCTGCACAGCTTTACCAACCGCAGCGCCTGA
- a CDS encoding ABC-type transport auxiliary lipoprotein family protein gives MTAPRLPLFLMLAGLLGLAGCSTHQPVSLYQLDSGSPAQPAQSAGMAVLLGPVVVADYLQRETLLQRQNDGSLQGSTDGRWAGSLSSDINQLMLRQVAGHLDSQRVVLSPAPAGFSPDVQVLLTITRLDSGTSQPAILDAQWRLIDRRGQVRDSRIVHLQEEHAGTTASQVQAQGVLLQNLAQQLSVALKPLANQPPIAEAPRKQAPAVQAKPAEPQKPKMPMATPIRTDMEVFRF, from the coding sequence ATGACTGCTCCACGCCTTCCTCTATTTTTGATGCTCGCTGGCCTTCTGGGGCTGGCGGGTTGCAGCACGCACCAGCCGGTGTCGCTGTACCAGCTGGACAGCGGAAGTCCGGCGCAACCTGCACAAAGTGCGGGTATGGCGGTCCTGCTGGGCCCGGTGGTGGTTGCCGACTACCTGCAACGCGAAACCCTGCTGCAACGTCAGAACGACGGCAGCCTGCAAGGTTCCACCGATGGTCGTTGGGCGGGCAGCTTGTCCTCCGACATCAACCAGTTGATGCTGCGCCAAGTGGCCGGTCATCTGGACAGCCAGCGTGTGGTCCTGTCGCCTGCGCCCGCCGGTTTTTCGCCGGATGTGCAGGTGTTGCTGACCATCACCCGACTGGACTCGGGGACATCGCAGCCGGCCATCCTCGATGCGCAATGGCGTTTGATCGACCGTCGTGGTCAGGTGCGCGACAGCCGCATCGTGCATTTGCAGGAAGAACACGCGGGTACCACCGCGTCCCAGGTCCAGGCCCAGGGCGTGCTGTTGCAGAATCTGGCGCAGCAGTTGTCGGTGGCCCTCAAGCCATTGGCCAACCAGCCGCCGATTGCCGAGGCGCCGCGCAAGCAAGCCCCGGCGGTGCAGGCCAAGCCAGCAGAGCCGCAGAAGCCGAAAATGCCGATGGCTACGCCGATCCGTACGGATATGGAAGTGTTCAGGTTCTGA
- a CDS encoding AhpA/YtjB family protein — MNRPTPVKTDNFFLLIFRALRHRRVPIALRIASHNVILVALALVIYACVMGLQFKQAMHEQADALGESLTTQTATSATELLVSNDILSLNVLLNNLTKNPLVAHAAIYSVDNRIMAEAGQRPKNGLLGEAEGLYQSNITFQDVKAGQLRISLDMQQFQQPMTISLQSMGILSAILLALALALSLRLGRHISTPLMQLRIWLRDIDEHTPATDRQDEIGDLARQLHASFAPEPAPKVEPEPEFDDSDYDDEPEFEVRDLRDPGFDESAPVAGLKPATRKVIQAEEDELDDEDPFADLRDTSATSPAVAPKPAPAKNAEPQHSAVLAVQLGAQDQLRRLPRARLTELLERYRDCLDQAASLYQSELHTLNDGSTLMLFHSEDSGEDYLTNAICCGELLRALGHALQIEVADSGITLQLQLGLTVGDDLFGMSQIDLLLTEIAQDALALSQHSRNLLLVERKISEDSLIRQRARIRPIASPEGASCVERLMEPYPSMLERQLARMHETRKP; from the coding sequence GTGAACCGGCCCACGCCAGTAAAAACCGATAACTTCTTCCTGCTGATCTTCCGGGCACTGCGCCACCGCCGTGTACCGATCGCATTACGCATCGCCAGCCATAATGTGATCCTGGTCGCCCTGGCCCTGGTGATCTACGCCTGCGTGATGGGTTTGCAGTTCAAACAGGCCATGCACGAGCAAGCCGACGCCCTGGGCGAGAGCTTGACCACCCAGACCGCCACCTCGGCGACCGAGCTGTTGGTGTCCAACGACATCCTCAGCCTCAACGTGCTGCTCAACAACCTGACCAAGAACCCGCTGGTGGCCCACGCCGCGATCTACAGCGTGGACAACCGCATCATGGCCGAAGCCGGGCAGCGCCCGAAAAACGGCCTGCTGGGTGAAGCCGAAGGCCTGTACCAGAGCAACATCACGTTCCAGGACGTGAAGGCCGGCCAACTGCGCATCAGCCTGGACATGCAGCAATTCCAGCAACCGATGACCATCAGCCTGCAAAGCATGGGCATCCTCAGCGCGATCCTGCTGGCACTGGCACTGGCTTTGAGCCTGCGCCTGGGCCGGCATATCTCCACGCCGTTGATGCAACTGCGCATCTGGCTGCGCGATATCGACGAACACACCCCGGCCACCGACCGCCAGGACGAAATCGGCGACCTCGCCCGCCAACTGCACGCCAGCTTCGCCCCGGAGCCAGCACCCAAGGTTGAACCGGAACCTGAGTTCGACGACAGCGATTACGACGACGAACCCGAGTTTGAAGTGCGCGACCTGCGTGACCCAGGCTTCGACGAAAGCGCCCCGGTGGCCGGCCTCAAGCCCGCCACACGCAAGGTAATCCAGGCCGAAGAAGATGAACTGGACGACGAAGACCCGTTCGCCGACCTGCGTGACACTTCAGCCACCAGCCCGGCTGTCGCGCCAAAACCCGCGCCGGCAAAAAATGCCGAACCCCAGCACAGCGCCGTACTGGCCGTGCAATTGGGCGCACAAGACCAACTGCGCCGCCTGCCCCGTGCACGCCTGACCGAACTGCTGGAGCGCTATCGCGATTGCCTCGACCAGGCAGCCTCGCTGTACCAGAGCGAACTGCACACCCTGAACGACGGCAGCACGCTGATGCTGTTCCACAGCGAAGACAGCGGCGAAGACTACCTGACCAACGCCATCTGCTGCGGCGAGCTGCTGCGCGCCCTGGGCCATGCCCTGCAGATCGAAGTGGCCGACAGCGGCATCACCCTGCAATTGCAGCTTGGCCTGACGGTGGGTGACGATTTGTTTGGCATGAGCCAGATCGACCTGCTGCTGACCGAAATCGCCCAGGACGCCCTGGCCCTGTCGCAACACAGCCGCAACCTGCTGCTGGTGGAGCGCAAGATCAGTGAAGACTCGCTGATCCGCCAACGCGCACGCATCCGCCCGATTGCCAGCCCTGAAGGCGCCAGCTGTGTGGAGCGATTGATGGAGCCATATCCGTCGATGCTGGAGCGGCAGTTGGCGCGGATGCATGAGACCCGCAAGCCCTGA
- the asd gene encoding archaetidylserine decarboxylase (Phosphatidylserine decarboxylase is synthesized as a single chain precursor. Generation of the pyruvoyl active site from a Ser is coupled to cleavage of a Gly-Ser bond between the larger (beta) and smaller (alpha chains). It is an integral membrane protein.), giving the protein MKKQLFILSQYLLPHHLLSRLAGCIAECRVRWFKNAFTTWFAKRYQVDMSQALVEDVTAYEHFNAFFTRALKDGARPLDQTPGAILSPADGAVSQLGPIEHGRVFQAKGHSFSVLELLGGDAAVAAPFMGGDFATVYLSPKDYHRVHMPLAGTLREMVYIPGRIFSVNQTTAENVPDLFARNERVACIFDTERGPMAVVLVGAMIVASIETVWAGLVTPPKRELKTLRYDEAARAPIHLEKGAELGRFKLGSTAIVLFGPDQVKWAEELVAGSPVQMGQGIALPKA; this is encoded by the coding sequence ATGAAAAAGCAGTTGTTTATCCTCAGCCAATACTTGCTGCCGCACCATTTGCTGTCGCGCCTGGCCGGCTGCATTGCCGAGTGCCGCGTACGCTGGTTCAAGAACGCCTTCACCACTTGGTTCGCCAAGCGCTACCAAGTGGACATGTCCCAGGCGCTGGTTGAAGACGTGACCGCCTACGAGCACTTCAACGCCTTCTTCACCCGCGCCCTCAAGGACGGCGCCCGCCCACTGGATCAAACCCCGGGCGCAATACTCAGCCCAGCCGATGGCGCGGTCAGCCAGTTGGGGCCGATTGAGCACGGTCGTGTGTTCCAGGCCAAGGGTCACAGCTTCAGCGTGCTGGAATTGCTGGGTGGCGATGCGGCGGTAGCGGCACCGTTCATGGGCGGCGATTTCGCCACTGTGTACCTGTCGCCGAAGGACTACCACCGCGTGCATATGCCACTGGCGGGCACCCTGCGGGAAATGGTCTATATCCCGGGCCGCATCTTCTCGGTGAACCAAACCACCGCCGAAAACGTGCCGGATCTGTTTGCGCGTAACGAGCGTGTTGCCTGCATCTTCGACACCGAACGCGGCCCGATGGCCGTAGTGCTGGTGGGTGCGATGATCGTCGCGTCGATTGAAACCGTATGGGCTGGCCTGGTGACTCCACCGAAGCGCGAACTGAAAACCTTGCGCTACGACGAAGCGGCACGCGCGCCGATTCACCTGGAGAAAGGTGCAGAGCTGGGTCGCTTCAAGCTGGGTTCGACCGCGATTGTGCTGTTTGGGCCGGATCAGGTTAAGTGGGCTGAAGAACTGGTGGCGGGTTCGCCGGTGCAGATGGGCCAAGGCATCGCACTGCCGAAAGCCTAA